The Cydia strobilella chromosome 13, ilCydStro3.1, whole genome shotgun sequence genomic interval CGTATTAATTCCGCTGCAAacagaataaacagtttattacttattttaaactttattgcacaatgcaCACAAAAAGAGTTCAAAAGGCATGCCTTAACGTATTCTCTCCCAGTCAACCATTACGCCAAACAGAAATGTGTAAGCGCTGGGGAGCGCTCAGAAATAGAGACCAAAAATATAACCGATCTAGAATAAAATTAGAACAGATttgacagtggcagttagttgTTATCTTAATTTTGATCTTCCAATATCACGTCATTAATTAGAACTAAATCACTATGTCTAAATCCTAATATGTGCAAATGATAAGGTATTAATACTACGTATATCGATACCCTAGTGGTCAATTGTGACTTAttttgtagaaaaataaatatctttgcaCCAGTGAGCATACTATAGTGTAATCACCATTTCACTGAAATCTTAACTTTTTTCGGAACTTCCGCACAGTCATATGGGCACTAGGGTATCAATATCCAAAATTGgtgatttaactttatttttaaatacaatattattccATGAGTACTTACTTTCTTTCcattttagaacacaaacacaaGTCTCCTGTTTCACGTAAGATCTCACAAGACCAAATGACGTCGAGACGATATTTTGGATTGTTCGaagtgttaataaatttaagttttagcCACTTTAGTTCTGGCACTCTCAAGTTCAGTCGATAACAGCTAACAAATCAATTCCCTCTGCAACATAAGTGAAATGTTTACCACAATTCTCTTTTGCATAACAATAACGCGCTTTTCTGTAATAGCTATTTTTTCTTGTAGTCTAGGGACTCTGACTTATGTTATATGTTAGTATGACATGCCATGATTACAATTTTCTCCTTTTtcgggcagtcgtgtaaaagatgtcaattttcttttacatttatatGTGAGTAATAACATCGAAACTACAATAAAAACCGACGATGGGTTCcataacattacgcaaaaaaatcacgtttttagggttccgtacccaaagggtaaaaacgggaccctattactaatactccgctgtcttgtgaatttgtgatatttcATGGTAAGTAAATTATTCGACACGTGATGCTGATGGTAGTCGATAATGTTAACTATAAAGACTACTTAATATTTATCACTTATTTATTGTAGATGACTCTGAAACACGAAGCAATggctataaaaaatattatgatcacGGCGCGAGGACCTTTTTTTGTTTGCGAAAGTGGACTGAAGGACTCTAGCAGGAAGGAGATAACGCATCGGAAGAGCACACgaggtttgttttaaataattagttactTACCTATTGTAGTTAAGTCAATTTGTTTTCTAATGTTgcctagttattttattattactgtaatagtaaATGCTTCTTGTTTGTGATAATCCGCTAATATGGTTCCAATGGGTGGAAAATTACTTGTGAaaatgatgttaaaaaaaagtgtatatgAATGCTACACGGTATTGAGGATCggtaataaataagtttaacgTTTAAGGTAATAAAGACAGTTATAAGTGCTCCCTCTGTGAACAGTTTTAAGAACAGActtgataaacatttaaaataaaataaaaaatgaactttgtactaaaataatcatgggtaaatataataatcgtataattataactatttctttaaaatatagcaTAATTAAGAAGAGCATATCTGTTTGTGTCttggttaaaaaaataaccatgactaaaataactgtttgcaaataataattatgggtCAGGTAAAAGTCATTCTATGATAGAAAGATACACATCTGGTGGCCGTTAAATAATTGTTCGACCATACTtggaaactttttttaaacaagccATAATGAGTTCTAGGATACAGCGCCCGCGCCTTTAACCCATTATTTAGGCTTAAGTTTTATTAGTAAGTTACGTAATAACTCTGTTTACTGAATGTCTGTTTGACTCGGCCGCACTCGTTAGCGCTAGCTaaaccgattaagttgaaatttcgtATATAGTTGGAGTCCCGGGAATGGACAtagcatagtttttatcccagaaaagTTGGAAGCTTTTAAAGGgttattccacgcagacgagtcGCGGGAAACTGCTAGTTTGATTATAATTTATGCTGACCCTTATGTTGTTGTAAGTATTAAGATGGCGGTGTGGCGGACCTTAAAGGGTTTCCTATTTCGTTATTCGGCGGTGTTGAGAGTTCCCAAAACAACTCTTTGAGAAATatgatataataaacaaaatgataattGGTAAACTGTAAGCTCGATCTCTACGATGCTCTTGTTCAGTTCAGTGACGAGGCCCGAACCGAAcatatataactaaataaaataatggattTTTTGAGAGACATTTTTCAATGCCTTAGGTAAGTTCTGTaactatataatacatattcgaGTTATGTAAATTTACAAATTCATAATGGGATATGTTTGCTTGAAGCTTCAGGACACGAAGACAGCGAGAGGGTGCGGAGGACGAGGCGGAGGGCGCAGAGGCACAAGCAGCAGAGCAGCCGGCGTCGTCGCCGGCAGCTGAAACATGCTGGGGGTGCGGCATGCCCCTGCGCCTTTGCCTTAGGTAAGAACGTTCAGTACTAAGTCTTAGTTTCCCCTTGCGTGACATtatcgttgaaattttcattttgtttcgCTTTTTGTTAGAGGGCCTCAGATGGAACCCTCGGCGGCTTCAATACCGCCGACCCCGCCACCGACCCCGGTTGGGGTTGCGCGCCGTATTCGACCCTCAAGGCCGGGCTCGGGGCGGACCAGGTCGCGGCCGGTTGCTATTCCGGGGCGTCAAGACCGACGCACCCGGCCGCCGACCGCAGCATTACCCTGCGCGGCGCCAGGGTGCATGCTTTGCAGGAAACCCTACTAGGGTATGTTGATATTCACGATCGTTTTTGTAACGAGCCGCAATGGTTCTATGCGTCTTAGAATAGATGCCAATGGCACCTACGTCATTTGTGTCAACTCcgccattttaaataatttcctaAAACTATCTCGACAAAAAAATTGGACCGAAGCGAACGAAAGTGAGTGAAGGTCTATGTTTTAAATTTGGCAACGTAAATAACCACTTCCTTCGCTAAAACTACAAAATGAGCGAATACTACTATAGCATCAATGTTAacctatatattttgttattgcaGACAGCCGCCGCCGTGAAGCCGCGGCTATCAcgtattaaattagtaaataagcctacttattattatatttttttaataaatgtatgagtataaccttatagtcatacatttattcaaaaaattataattattaaaaacttagtgtaatcataatataataagcctaaatcttaaatattatcaaaaatttCATCCACTTTGTAAAAGCAACctctcaataaaaatattttcaattcccTATGAAACACCGAGTGATCCGTAATGATTTTTAGTTCAGTAGGCAATCTGTTATAATGGCTTATGGTTTTAGATATAAGTGTTAAATGCGACTTGTGTAAGTGTAATTTGTTTGTGTTATttgtgtaagtttagtttttagtttttaatatagattaattATTGTTACCGCGTATGGACTTTTATTTCTAACAATCCCAACACATTACCAAACCCCGACTGCCACATTGGTGACCCCGACGTGATCTGAACAcgcaagattttatttattaggaaatagGTAGGATAGTTTATTggtccaataaataaatacatacatttaaatatatatatacgcacCCGGTAAACGCAGTTTAGCCCTTACTTTTTTCTTCACACACTTCGCACTCCTCCGGTAATTGGTGGTCGTATATGCACCTTCGACACACACTACACCAAAAGTACGGTTGgtcaactaaaattaaaacattaactcCAAAACTAATGTCAACAATAAAATGATCCAATTGTCCTTGTCGCTCGATTTCTAATCCACAATAACACTCTCGCCTCAAAACAAAATGTGTAAGGTCCCACGGCCAAATAAGTCCAATatctaacataaaaatataatcataccTATCTAAAACACGTTCTACGTCCATAAATATCACCATTTTGAAACTAGAAAGTCACTATCCTAATTTACTAATGTTACATTTACCTACTCTTTACAGCATCTCACTGCCTTGCCTGTCTCTCTCAAAGTCCTCAAGCAACTGCCTTTGCGTTTTGAGAGTCTACAACAATGGGCTTATACTAAGTATTAGATTATAGTAAGCCAGTGTTGAATATTGATACATATATGAATATTAGGTTCGTTCAAAGAACAAACAGCCCTTTGTTTGAACAGTCTATGCGAGAACCATAATATTTTTGAGCCCTAGACTAGTATACCAACTGTTGGAACAGAAAGCTCAAAATATGTTGGTCCCCGTATGGcatatataaatatgaaaatggcATGCCCAGATATTTATTCAAGATGcaacatatcaaatataaatatgataaattattatattataaattataatattataaattatatatacctcccataaaaaatggaccagccaaaatgtatggaacagtcaaatttttttcgcgatttcggggttggtcccatagtaaaagatgctcagtataatcccaaaacctccctggcaacgggaatgcacttattttttagccagcctgtatacAAACCAGCATACAGAGATGGTCAAGAAGGAATGTGAACACAGGGTAAGATAAACATATGTGGTTTCTCATATCAAATATGTAATATCTTATGAGAACCGCATAATTCTGGTGGGGTCCGTGTTGAGTTTTTTACGTTCGAAAACTTATCTATGGCCGATCCTCAATGCCGTGCTACCGTGTACCGTGTAGTGTAGCCTGTGTagccaaagggtgaaaacgggaccctattactacgttCACACCATCATCTTCATTAAacgattaatttttattttcagttgtcaCAGCGACCATGCCGACACCttaattttacttttgaataggttaatttattttaatttactgtattgcatgataggtatatgtttaagttattaataaatttgaatcattttatatggactatttttattttactcccggcaaactatttttattctattgtaTTGTGATAAATTTCACGTTATTAGCTATCTCAAAGCTAGCCGACAAGGTTTAAGGATAAGGAGTAAGGACTCAGGAGAgacaaaagaaaaaactaagCGCTCGCATTTACGCAGCaataatttttagctttagttattataattgtagttagttttagttttaatatttattttataacacttattatcaaataaatgaGTTACTTTCTTACGTAATTTGgtccaacaaaaaaaatacaaagtatttatttttatacatttattatatacaagaataatataaactagactaatattaacaataatacttaacaaaaacaacttaaataatatacctacttaaatataagCAGGCCGTAGATGACTTAATAAATGTAAACGTTACGTTATTTGTGTCACCACCATTTCCTTCGCTAAAACTCCAAAATGAGCGAATACTACTAGCATCAATCTTGACCAATTGGGGCATTTTGCAACCGTATTGCTGCATAGAGTGGTTCTTCTCGTGCAAATGTGCGAGCTATGTAGACTCTATTCCATGCAGAAATACGGTTCAGATTTACTATATCAATGAAAATATCGTCTTCCCTCGGTGGCGGAAATGGACCTACTTCAGTACATGTCAGTACTTCAGTCGATTAGTAAATAGGTTATAGATATAAGTCTTaaatgtaagattttatttattaggaaatggGTAGGCttatttagttatatatatattgtttttattttacatgacatttaatttaattaatttcaccAAATTAAATGAGagaaagtaaattaatataaatcaacAATATTTGAAGAAGAACACACACTAGCACATATTATCACTGTATCTATAACTATCCAAGTAATCCAAGTGAACATATTGCACGTGTTGATCATACCGATTGTTACAGCGTGTCGAACTTAAAATGTGGTTAAACAAGTAAAATATGGGTTACGAGTCGGGGCAAGGCGGCAAAAAGAACCCAGATACACCGTAATCACTATACAATGTGGGCCCTTTGCGTTGCTATCGAGCATTATCGGgtcgaataaaaaaatgaataaatggcgtaaaatattatattgtaaaatttgtaagatTGAATCAGCTAGTGTATCTTGTTTTCGCCTTATACTTAGTTATATACCCTTATACTAagttatgttactatactaaagttacTATCACACTCACTATTAACATCAACTCGAAACAaaatataaccaaattttaccctGAGCTAATATATATTCTAGTTAACCTAATTAATCTAATAATACTACTTAtgctaattatatataaaaatacacataattaaatttcttgacacgttattaattaagtgatctTAAACCCTACATTACTTATACTTACAGCCAAGATTACTAACACCTATGAACCACTGCACATGAAAGACACGGTCACATGAAAGACAGTCGGTAACAAACACATGTCTCAAGTtcgtcaagaaaaaaaaaacaaattaatactcAATAacacaaaactgacattttaaacaaatattttagcatgaacgtaaataaatatattgacacgtAAATAACATAGGTGACTTAAGACTATAGCGTAAAACACCGATGAACCACTAACCGTTGATATTAACCGTTGTTTAAACAAAGTTACCTCAATGCTTTGTGCAAAGCACggttaatattttgttagtgcCCCGTCAGCGTCTATGACTGCATCCAATCTCCTCCGCATCGAGGCTACAAGGTTTTCGCACAAATTTGATCCGCGCAACGAGTCCCACACCTCGTTAACATGTGCGACGAGTGCGTTTTTGGTCCTTTCGGATCTCGTATCCCAGCGTTGGACCATTACGGACCAAAGATTTTCAATGGGATTGAGATCCGGAGAGCGCGAGGGCCatggtattgctttaatgccacTGGGTTTCTGTTGAAGCCAATTTTGCACCAGGCGACATTTGTGTATAGGGCAGTTGTCGTGTATGAATATTACTTCAGGCACGTCTTCTTCCGGATACACTGTCCTCACTGACGGCACCATTGTGTCCTGCAGAACCTCCAGATAACTCGCGCCATTGGCCCTCTCGGGTAAATATACGAGCTCTCCCGGCCCAGCTGCACTCATCCACGCCCACATGTTAACTACAACTCTTCCTGACTCTAAACATGGGACCACATTCCGCGGGTCGTATCGTGTATTATCCACACGCCATAAATTCTTGCGACCCACCTGGCTCGACTTAAAAGACTTCTCGTCGGAAAATATGGCATGTGAAAAATCAAAATCCCTCATATCTCGAGCGAAATTGAGGCGCGCTGCTTTTTGAACAtctgtcaaaac includes:
- the LOC134746893 gene encoding uncharacterized protein LOC134746893, producing MTLKHEAMAIKNIMITARGPFFVCESGLKDSSRKEITHRKSTRASGHEDSERVRRTRRRAQRHKQQSSRRRRRQLKHAGGAACPCAFALEGLRWNPRRLQYRRPRHRPRLGLRAVFDPQGRARGGPGRGRLLFRGVKTDAPGRRPQHYPARRQGACFAGNPTRHLTALPVSLKVLKQLPLRFESLQQWAYTKY